A stretch of the Paramormyrops kingsleyae isolate MSU_618 chromosome 16, PKINGS_0.4, whole genome shotgun sequence genome encodes the following:
- the esyt3 gene encoding extended synaptotagmin-3, whose protein sequence is MNPPGAATEKEPSPGAAVNQMPMEFLMHFGKLLLVLYPVYLTGYLGFSISWVLLCLLMWTLWGKNQRSKSARLDTAVGFVEDEKSVIKRELKALNMPAWVSFPEVEKVEWLNKILLQAWPFFGMFMEKFLKEKVQPSIQSSNPALKTFTFTKVHFGQKPLKITGVKAYTEEVDKREVVLDLNLSYVGDVDIDADVKKPITAGVKSLELHGMLRVVLQPLIGQSPLVGGITMFFIRRPTLEIDWTGVTNFLDSPALNNMTESAILDVIASMMMLPNRMCIPLVDQVKVEQMRFPLPRGIARVHLVEAQDLVAMDSYMMGLMKGKSDPYAILKVGSTQKRSKTIKETLDPCWHEVYEFVIHEAPGQELEVELYDEDTDKDDFLGRFNLDFGEVKKLRVMDKWFPLEGVDHGKVHLNLQWMSLQTDPKLLVETLDGCSCAMLAVYVDSASNLPKNQSEFSHTEKPGKHHKETKVTRRNANPDSYVEVSVDKQSQKSKVAFASKDPVWEECFTFFVQSVTNQSLHVQVKQHEKKTLLGTFTLPLARLLTVSEMTLDQRFLLERSGANSHLKMKASLRILKPEKPEPKSMSPPPGSQTQKTSEGHLQNTVSTPGVQSTPSTLPKASPSTLTNAHHGTLPSTSSNTLTNAHPDALPSAPLVNAPRKFQSEYAPHRTESASDTQSMHSSTASYRDLSHLSHSHNILSDKSMASSRFDLTEPYPEAILNHQGDFGAIHLTVRYTALRKKLIVVVNACRSLFPCSDEGSDTYVRIYLLPDQSWKHRMKTSVRKKTMNPVFNEKFEFSGPLESVKTRKLDVAVKNNSMFRKRERKDIGMVMIDLSDKDLTKGFTDWFELTLPGLNRPEQREI, encoded by the exons ATGAATCCTCCGGGAGCCGCCACGGAGAAGGAGCCCAGCCCGGGCGCCGCCGTGAACCAGATGCCGATGGAGTTCCTAATGCACTTCGGGAAGCTCCTCCTGGTCCTCTACCCGGTATACCTGACCGGCTACCTGGGCTTCAGCATTAGCTGGGTGCTGTTGTGCCTGCTCATGTGGACCTTGTGGGGCAAGAACCAGCGAAGCAAGAGCGCCCGGCTGGACACGGCGGTGGGCTTCGTGGAGGACGAGAAGAGCGTGATCAAACGGGAGCTGAAGGCGCTCAACATGCCGGCGTGG GTCAGTTTCCCAGAGGTTGAAAAGGTCGAATGGCTGAATAAG ATCCTGTTGCAAGCCTGGCCGTTCTTTGGAATGTTCATGGAAAAGTTCCTGAAGGAGAAggtccagccatccatccagaGTTCTAACCCTGCCCTCAAAACTTTCACCTTTACCAAAGTGCACTTTGGCCAGAAG CCCCTGAAGATCACTGGCGTGAAGGCATATACTGAGGAAGTGGACAAGAGAGAAGTCGTCCTAGACCTGAATCTCAG CTATGTGGGTGATGTGGACATTGATGCCGACGTGAAGAAACCAATCACTGCTGGAGTGAAAAGTCTGGAG CTTCATGGAATGCTGCGTGTGGTTCTGCAGCCCCTGATTGGCCAGTCTCCCTTGGTGGGCGGGATCACAATGTTCTTTATACGCCGACCG ACTCTGGAAATAGACTGGACAGGAGTGACCAATTTCCTGGATTCACCAGCGCTAAA TAACATGACAGAATCCGCCATCTTGGATGTGATCGCCTCCATGATGATGTTGCCCAACCGCATGTGTATCCCCCTAGTAGACCAGGTCAAGGTGGAGCAGATGCGCTTTCCCCTTCCTCGG GGGATAGCTCGAGTCCACCTCGTGGAGGCCCAAGATCTGGTTGCCATGGATAGTTACATGATGGGGCTGATGAAGGGGAAGTCAGACCCGTATGCCATCCTGAAAGTGGGCAGCACCCAGAAACGCAGCAAGACAATAAAGGAGACTCTAGACCCTTGCTGGCACGAGGTCTATGAG TTTGTGATCCACGAGGCACCAGGGCAGGAGCTGGAAGTAGAGCTTTATGATGAAGACACGGACAAGGACGACTTCCTGGGCCG CTTTAATCTGGATTTTGGAGAAGTGAAGAAGTTGCGAGTTATGGACAAG TGGTTTCCACTGGAAGGAGTGGACCATGGGAAGGTCCATCTGAATCTGCAGTGGATGTCACTTCAAACGGACCCCAAACTGCTCGTGGAG ACCCTGGATGGCTGTTCTTGTGCTATGCTTGCTGTGTATGTGGACAGCGCCTCCAATCTGCCA AAGAACCAAAGTGAGTTCAGCCATACTGAGAAACCAGGAAAACACCACAAGGAGACCAAG GTAACCAGGAGAAATGCCAACCCGGACTCCTATGTGGAAGTCTCTGTTGACAAACAGAGTCAGAAAAGCAAG GTGGCGTTTGCATCCAAAGACCCAGTCTGGGAGGAGTGTTTCACTTTCTTCGTTCAAAGTGTGACAAACCAGTCTCTTCACGTGCAG GTTAAACAGCACGAGAAGAAAACACTACTGGGCACTTTCACGCTGCCTCTCGCTCGCCTCCTCACCGTCTCTGAAATGACGCTGGACCAGCGCTTTCTGCTGGAGCGCTCAGGAGCCAACAGTCATCTCAAGATGAAAGCTTCCCTCAGA ATCCTGAAGCCAGAAAAGCCAGAGCCTAAAAGCATGAGTCCCCCCCCTGGCTCTCAAACCCAGAAGACCTCAGAGGGACATCTGCAAAACACCGTTTCCACCCCTGGAGTACAGAGCACCCCCAGTACACTGCCAAAAGCCTCACCCAGTACCCTGACCAATGCCCATCATGGTACTTTGCCCAGTACCTCATCCAATACACTAACCAATGCCCATCCAGATGCCCTGCCGAGCGCCCCCTTGGTCAATGCCCCCAGGAAGTTCCAATCAGAGTACGCCCCCCATCGGACCGAGTCGGCGTCTGACACGCAGTCGATGCACTCTTCCACGGCCAGCTACAGGGACCTCTCGCACCTTTCGCACTCCCACAACATTCTCTCCGATAAATCCATGGCATCGTCGCGCTTCGACCTGACAGAGCCCTATCCTGA GGCCATCCTGAACCACCAGGGGGACTTTGGAGCGATTCATCTGACTGTGCGGTACACTGCCCTGAGGAAGAAGCTCATCGTTGTCGTGAATGCCTGCAG GAGCCTGTTCCCCTGTAGCGATGAAGGTTCTGACACCTACGTCCGTATCTACCTGCTTCCTGACCAGTCCTGGAAACACAGGATGAAGACGTCCGTGAGGAAAAAGACCATGAATCCGGTCTTCAATGAGAA GTTTGAATTTTCTGGACCGTTAGAATCGGTAAAGACCAGGAAGTTGGATGTAGCCGTGAAAAACAACAGCATGTTCCGCAAACGTGAACGAAAGGACATTGGGATG GTAATGATTGATTTATCCGATAAGGACCTAACCAAAGGCTTCACTGACTG GTTTGAGCTAACCTTACCTGGGCTGAACAGGCCAGAACAGAGGGAAATTTAA
- the nkpd1 gene encoding NTPase KAP family P-loop domain-containing protein 1, with the protein MKMTEEPPSDSVYAYALSKTLSRVPAPATVGLYSSCHSRIHMVLKSIESQMTKEAQENEHQNHRQSVADLFKVIFRLLFYQPVDRLDTKGNQRPKPARYIFVRFSAWHFAGSDILWAALVMRLYEAFHENFGKFLLSLYRVTQYTTPMNRIVSRCGTLEWRSKKCCCIPLWLLTLFVLLGILVGFPLIFCFSKEHMDAQDSNIELHTIQSFLIGIIGLPATYVISSVFLIVKNIFYNQYVNIKKMMDNEKVSSQLGFMNEVKKEMEILSYFISFMETFEKKKIRVVLEITHLDRCNPRRIVGVLDAINILLSDEGSPFISMLAVNPEVLAEQLNYAESCFSKEDRAHSFLNRLVTLAFTIPELCDSSKRNIIKRISSGHLELPDDIEDKPLSSSFEKYSEECHVILTERKDPEINLNEKDTENLIESVFQCIRDKCIFRKYIMGDTMSIRRIITSVRMSIIIMKTLGHDLPSAEHTAAWVVLANQWPCRLSWILQCMEDDKQNAEINQQSFDTSKTLWQVFSESRVELYMIRDRVRPLLEQDGDPELFEMFLKVNFTFTINDANRLKLSTVNLDHSIQRQLARIKGMSSLKDTVSQKTPIPLPVKAVINMSMEDICGELKKLKLPDLYVERVQKNMLDGCALVYSDNSEIQKMLEMPLGHWTAFAIHFLGVTPPAPSCLIAGEDKADVASPKSHISICSESSHIYRS; encoded by the exons ATGAAAATGACTGAAG AGCCGCCTTCAGACAGTGTCTATGCCTACGCCTTGTCCAAAACCCTCAGCAGGGTCCCCGCCCCAGCCACCGTGGGCCTGTACTCATCCTGCCACAGTCGCATCCACATGGTACTCAAGAGCATAGAGA GTCAAATGACGAAAGAAGCTCAAGAGAATGAACATCAGAACCACAGGCAATCTGTAGCTGATTTATTCAAAGTTATATTCAGGTTGCTCTTCTATCAACCAGTGGACAGACTGGACACAAAGGGAAATCAGAGGCCGAAGCCTGCGCGGTACATATTCGTGAGGTTTAGTGCCTGGCACTTTGCTGGCAGCGACATACTGTGGGCTGCTCTGGTGATGCGGCTGTATGAAGCCTTTCATGAGAACTTTGGTAAGTTCCTCCTGAGCCTATACCGTGTAACTCAATACACAACACCGATGAACAGGATAGTGAGTAGATGTGGTACCTTGGAGTGGAGGTCAAAGAAGTGCTGCTGCATTCCTTTATGGCTCTTAACACTTTTTGTACTCCTGGGGATCCTGGTAGGATTCCCATTGATATTTTGTTTCTCTAAAGAGCACATGGATGCACAAGATAGCAATATAGAGTTACACACGATTCAAAGCTTTTTAATTGGAATTATTGGACTCCCTGCCACCTACGTCATAAGCTCTGTGTTTCTTATTGTGAAAAACATTTTCTACAACCAGTATGTTAACATCAAGAAGATGATGGACAATGAGAAAGTGAGTAGCCAGCTGGGATTTATGAATGAGGTGAAGAAAGAAATGGAGATCCTTTCCTATTTCATCAGTTTCATGGAGACCTTTGAGAAAAAGAAGATACGAGTGGTGCTGGAGATTACCCACCTGGACCGATGCAATCCAAGGAGGATTGTCGGCGTGCTTGATGCCATCAACATCTTACTTTCGGATGAAGGCAGTCCATTTATTTCCATGCTTGCTGTCAATCCAGAAGTTCTTGCTGAACAACTGAATTATGCAGAAAGTTGTTTTAGTAAAGAAGACCGAGCTCATTCCTTCTTGAACCGTCTTGTGACGTTAGCTTTCACTATACCTGAGCTGTGTGATTCTTCCAAGCGAAATATCATAAAAAGGATTTCCTCAGGACACTTGGAGCTTCCAGATGACATTGAAGATAAACCACTGTCCTCTTCCTTTGAGAAATATTCAGAGGAATGCCATGTTATTTTAACTGAGAGAAAAGACCCAGAAATTAATTTGAATGAGAAAGATACTGAGAACCTAATAGAATCGGTTTTTCAGTGTATCCGTGATAAATGTATTTTCCGTAAGTATATTATGGGAGACACTATGTCTATAAGAAGAATAATTACCTCTGTTAGAATGTCAATCATCATTATGAAGACTTTGGGACACGACTTGCCCTCCGCAGAGCACACGGCCGCTTGGGTGGTTCTAGCTAATCAGTGGCCATGTCGGCTGAGCTGGATCCTCCAGTGCATGGAGGATGACAAACAGAACGCCGAAATAAACCAACAAAGCTTTGATACCTCGAAAACTTTATGGCAGGTCTTCAGTGAATCCAGGGTGGAGCTGTACATGATCAGAGACAGGGTCCGTCCTCTCTTGGAACAAGATGGTGACCCTGAATTGTTTGAAATGTTTCTGAAGGTTAATTTTACATTCACCATCAACGATGCAAACAGGTTGAAATTGTCCACTGTGAACCTGGACCACTCCATCCAAAGGCAGCTGGCTAGGATCAAGGGAATGTCCAGTCTGAAAGACACAGTTAGCCAAAAAACACCCATACCACTGCCAGTCAAGGCCGTCATCAACATGAGCATGGAGGACATCTGTGGGGAG CTGAAGAAACTGAAGCTTCCTGACCTCTATGTTGAACGGGTGCAGAAGAACATGCTGGATGGGTGTGCACTGGTCTACAGTGATAACAGTGAGATCCAGAAGATGCTGGAGATGCCCCTGGGACATTGGACAGCCTTTGCCATCCACTTCCTGGGTGTTACCCCACCTGCCCCTTCCTGCCTGATTGCAGGTGAAGACAAAGCAGATGTAGCATCACCAAAAAGTCACATTTCCATATGTAGTGAATCAAGTCACATTTATAGAAGCTAG